Sequence from the Rhodothermia bacterium genome:
GTGCAACTTGGGCTTCATTAGATGCCCCTATGGGCGGCATGAAAGCATCTGGTATTGGCAGGCGGCACGGAGCAGAAGGCATTCTGAAATATACCGAAAGCCAGACCATTTCCATCCAGCGGATTGCGCCTATTGCAAAACCCGATTTCCTGACCGGAAGCCAGTTTGCGGATGTGATGACCATTGCCGCTAAAGTCTTCAAATGGCTGCCCGGCATTAAATAATCTATACTTTTTGCTCATTTAAACCCAGAATAGCCATGCCTACCATCTTTTTAACGGGTTTCCCGGGCTTTCTCGGCTCGGCGTTGGTAGAACGTTTGTTAGACCGGACACCACAAGAAACGACCATCTCTTGCCTCATACAACCACGTTGGCGAGGTCTGGCGGAACAAAAAGCCTTTTCTTTGGAACGCCAAAAAACAATGAGAATCGGGCGTATTCGCTTGGTTGAAGGCGATATCACCCACCCCGGTCTTGGCTTGGGTGAGGCTTATACGTCGCTTCAGGAAGAAACAGTAGAGATCTACCATTTAGCAGCAGTCTATGACTTGAGCGTAAAACGCGAGTTTGCCTTTCGGGTCAATGTGGAAGGGACACGGAACGTGTTGGACTTTGCCGAGGGCTGTAAAAACCTGTCGCGGTTCCAATATGTTAGTACGTGCTACGTGAGTGGCCGATACGAAGGCGTATTTACCGAACAAGACCTCGAAAAAGGGCAGCGATTTAATAATTTTTACGAAGAAACAAAATACCTTGCTGAAGTGGAAGTGCAACGCAGGATGAAGGCTGGGCTTCCTGTAACCATTTATCGCCCTGGAATCGTGGTAGGGGATTCAAAAACCGGACAAACACAGAAATACGATGGGCCATATGCCATCCTGCGCTTTTTAATGAACCAACTTTCTTTAGCGGTTATGCCTGTTATTGGCGATACCAAAAGTTTTACCGTCAACATCGTCCCGCAAGACTTTGTGATCGAGTCCATTGCTTACCTAAGTGCGCAAACCACTTCAGTAAATAAAGTTTATCAATTGGCGAATCCTTCACCGCCTACGGTGAGCGAACTCATAGACCTTTTTGCGGGTGCTGTGCACCGCTTGGTGGTTCCCGTTCCTTTGCCGAAGAT
This genomic interval carries:
- a CDS encoding SDR family oxidoreductase encodes the protein MPTIFLTGFPGFLGSALVERLLDRTPQETTISCLIQPRWRGLAEQKAFSLERQKTMRIGRIRLVEGDITHPGLGLGEAYTSLQEETVEIYHLAAVYDLSVKREFAFRVNVEGTRNVLDFAEGCKNLSRFQYVSTCYVSGRYEGVFTEQDLEKGQRFNNFYEETKYLAEVEVQRRMKAGLPVTIYRPGIVVGDSKTGQTQKYDGPYAILRFLMNQLSLAVMPVIGDTKSFTVNIVPQDFVIESIAYLSAQTTSVNKVYQLANPSPPTVSELIDLFAGAVHRLVVPVPLPKMLVKTALEYLPYAQDLTGITTDAVEYFTHPTTYTSENTINDLKDTNISCPPLEAYVGTMVQYVQNHPDISPKAMV